The Amycolatopsis sp. DG1A-15b genome window below encodes:
- a CDS encoding serine hydrolase domain-containing protein, whose product MTENALHTIEARIREEIAARCEADHIPGFVAGIHHAGEQIVLAHGTANTTTEAPMREDTGFLFGSVTKVLTTTLVLQQVERGRLDLDAPVVKYLPEFALRTPGAADRILVRHLISHTNGIDADLYFPGASGRDALKTYVAGLANSCGTLFEPGEQLSYSNGGMIVAGRLLEVVTGVSFPELLARDVYAPAGMKDSGTSAAQAILRGTAIGHFPDPATMTARPTDMFMLPDTWGPAGGTPIGTVTDLLAFGRTHLAGGVSPAGARVLSAGSVALMQRVSHDMATPNVPPMGLGWVRYPFGGTTVLAMSGASPGGVAILCVVPGHDLVFTAFGNTPGAIVLQDRILQLLLRDHLGVPVPAVLTEPAPDVDLAPYVGTYRSDQLRIDVSAVDGRLEERMTYEPADEAQERIFTAFAGGTTSAPPQHYVPIRPGLFAPAGYPPETFDGYLRLLLVSYHDLRDGRALFRNGGGRLTRRV is encoded by the coding sequence ATGACCGAGAACGCCCTGCACACCATCGAAGCCCGGATCCGCGAAGAGATCGCCGCCCGCTGCGAAGCCGACCACATCCCCGGGTTCGTCGCCGGCATCCACCACGCGGGCGAACAGATCGTCTTGGCCCACGGCACCGCGAACACCACCACCGAGGCCCCGATGCGCGAGGACACCGGATTCCTCTTCGGCTCGGTGACCAAGGTCCTGACCACCACGCTGGTCCTCCAGCAGGTCGAACGCGGGCGCCTGGACCTCGACGCGCCGGTCGTGAAGTACCTCCCGGAATTCGCCCTGCGCACGCCCGGCGCGGCGGACCGGATCCTCGTCCGGCACCTGATCTCGCACACCAACGGCATCGATGCGGACCTCTACTTCCCCGGCGCATCGGGCCGCGACGCCCTGAAGACGTACGTGGCGGGCCTGGCGAACAGCTGCGGCACCCTCTTCGAGCCCGGCGAGCAGCTCAGCTACTCCAACGGCGGCATGATCGTCGCGGGCCGGCTGCTGGAAGTGGTGACCGGCGTGAGCTTCCCGGAGCTGCTGGCCCGCGACGTCTACGCGCCCGCCGGCATGAAGGACTCCGGCACCTCGGCCGCCCAGGCCATCCTGCGCGGTACCGCGATCGGCCACTTCCCGGACCCGGCCACCATGACGGCCCGGCCGACGGACATGTTCATGCTGCCCGACACCTGGGGGCCGGCCGGTGGCACGCCGATCGGCACCGTCACCGACCTGCTCGCGTTCGGGCGCACCCACCTCGCGGGCGGGGTGTCGCCCGCCGGTGCCCGTGTCCTCTCGGCCGGGTCGGTCGCGCTGATGCAGCGGGTGTCGCACGACATGGCGACGCCGAACGTCCCGCCGATGGGCCTGGGCTGGGTCCGGTACCCGTTCGGCGGCACGACCGTGCTGGCCATGTCGGGTGCGTCGCCCGGTGGCGTGGCCATCCTGTGCGTCGTGCCCGGGCACGACCTGGTCTTCACGGCCTTCGGCAACACTCCCGGCGCCATCGTGCTGCAGGACCGGATCCTGCAACTGCTCCTGCGCGACCACCTCGGAGTTCCGGTGCCTGCCGTGCTCACCGAGCCGGCGCCGGACGTCGACCTCGCGCCCTACGTGGGCACCTACCGCTCCGACCAGCTCCGCATCGACGTCAGCGCCGTCGACGGCCGGCTTGAAGAGCGGATGACGTACGAGCCGGCGGACGAGGCGCAGGAGCGGATTTTCACCGCGTTCGCCGGCGGGACGACCTCCGCGCCACCGCAGCACTACGTGCCGATCCGCCCGGGGCTCTTCGCGCCCGCCGGCTACCCGCCGGAGACGTTCGACGGCTACCTCCGGCTCCTGCTCGTCTCCTACCACGACCTCCGCGACGGCCGGGCGCTCTTCCGCAACGGCGGCGGCCGCCTGACCCGGCGGGTCTGA
- a CDS encoding MerR family transcriptional regulator codes for MITIGRLADYAGVTVKAVRHYHERGLLAEPGRDSSGYRRYTAQHAIDLVKIRTLAAAGVPLARIKDLLDADEATLATAIAEIDDDLEERIAQLRRTRGQLAQLRGGDRLFVSPEVAAYLDDLRELGVSERHLRLERDGWILMQTASPEDAARWIAEKRDLLADAEFRALCVEHDAAYDWPPDDPRLPGLAERTRNWFAERPESAAAGNPDMARLAAQSLPGGSSPAWDRLARLMEER; via the coding sequence ATGATCACGATCGGCCGGCTCGCGGACTACGCCGGGGTGACCGTCAAAGCCGTGCGGCACTACCACGAGCGCGGCCTGCTCGCCGAGCCCGGCCGCGACTCGTCGGGCTACCGGCGCTACACCGCGCAGCACGCCATCGACCTGGTCAAGATCCGGACGCTGGCCGCCGCGGGGGTGCCGCTGGCCCGGATCAAGGACCTCCTCGACGCCGACGAGGCCACGCTCGCCACCGCCATCGCCGAAATCGACGACGACCTCGAGGAGCGCATCGCGCAGCTGCGGCGGACCCGCGGCCAGCTCGCCCAGCTGCGCGGCGGCGACCGGCTCTTCGTCTCCCCGGAAGTCGCCGCCTACCTGGACGACCTGCGCGAGCTCGGGGTCAGCGAGCGCCACCTGCGCCTGGAACGCGACGGCTGGATCCTCATGCAGACCGCCTCGCCCGAGGACGCCGCCCGGTGGATCGCCGAGAAGCGGGATCTGTTGGCCGACGCCGAATTCCGGGCCCTTTGCGTCGAGCACGACGCTGCTTACGACTGGCCGCCGGATGATCCGCGCCTGCCCGGCCTCGCGGAACGCACGCGGAACTGGTTCGCCGAGCGACCGGAATCCGCCGCGGCCGGCAACCCGGACATGGCGCGGTTGGCCGCGCAGTCCTTGCCCGGCGGGTCTTCGCCGGCCTGGGATCGTCTTGCCCGGCTGATGGAAGAGCGGTGA
- a CDS encoding oxidoreductase codes for MANLGGTFTLGGELSVTRMGYGAMQLAGPGVWGPPKDHDTAVAVLREAVDRGVTHLDTSDYYGPHTVNALIKEALHPYPESLVIVTKVGARRSADKGWPPALSAADLTEAVHDNLRNLGVDALDVVNLRLSNAAGDYPVPMSLAEPFGVLAELREQGLIRHLGVSHVSAEQLDEAKAIAPVVCVQNQYNLAHRENDDLVDKCAAEGIAFVPYFPLGGFSPLQSGLLDDCAARLGATPMQVALAWLLQRSPSMLLIPGTSSPGHLRENLAAADLELPADVLADLDRIGTA; via the coding sequence ATGGCGAACCTCGGCGGCACCTTCACCCTCGGCGGCGAACTTTCGGTGACCCGCATGGGTTACGGCGCCATGCAACTGGCCGGCCCTGGCGTGTGGGGGCCGCCGAAGGACCACGACACCGCCGTCGCCGTGCTGCGGGAAGCCGTCGACCGCGGGGTCACCCACCTCGACACCAGTGACTACTACGGCCCCCACACCGTGAACGCCCTGATCAAGGAAGCCCTGCACCCCTACCCCGAATCGCTCGTCATCGTGACGAAGGTGGGGGCGCGGCGGAGCGCGGACAAGGGCTGGCCGCCCGCGCTCTCGGCCGCGGACCTCACCGAGGCCGTGCACGACAACCTGCGCAACCTCGGTGTCGACGCGCTCGACGTCGTCAACCTGCGGCTGAGCAACGCCGCCGGTGACTACCCCGTGCCGATGTCGCTCGCCGAGCCCTTCGGGGTGCTCGCCGAACTGCGCGAGCAGGGGCTGATCCGGCACCTCGGCGTCAGCCACGTCAGCGCCGAGCAGCTCGACGAAGCGAAGGCGATCGCGCCCGTCGTCTGCGTGCAGAACCAGTACAACCTCGCCCACCGCGAGAACGACGACCTCGTCGACAAGTGCGCCGCCGAGGGGATCGCCTTCGTGCCCTACTTCCCGCTCGGCGGGTTCAGCCCGCTGCAGTCGGGGCTGCTCGACGACTGCGCCGCGCGGCTCGGTGCCACGCCGATGCAGGTCGCGCTCGCCTGGCTGCTGCAGCGGTCGCCGTCGATGCTGCTCATCCCCGGGACGTCGTCGCCCGGGCACCTGCGGGAGAACCTCGCCGCCGCCGATCTCGAACTGCCCGCCGACGTTCTCGCCGATCTGGACCGGATCGGCACCGCCTGA
- a CDS encoding MFS transporter has product MPTITRHRRRWAALAVLLVAEAMNLLDATIVQVAGPAIHADLGGPAAGIPWFSAAYTLPFAVFLITGGRLGDILGRAKVFKLGVAGFVLASLVCAAAPAAGPLIAARAVQGAAAALIIPQTIGLIRALFDGAELASALGTIGPVMGLSAVTGPLLGGLLTQAVSWRAVFLVNVPLGLAVLLAARLLREDRAATRPRLDVTGTLLVVGGAGLLVYPLIDPAGTDWGLLAAGAVLLVVFGFQQRRAAAPLVEPSLFAHRGFPAALAGSLLFFAVMTGLMQVVPMQLQLGLGADVRTAGLTLLPLSAGLAVSSFIAGARLVPKFGSRVMYAGLALLVTGVLAMEAGGVGAYPWALALCGLGMGTFTVPFFTAALSRVRPHETGSAAGLLNAVQQLGGTLGVALLGGLYLGTGTAAAALGLGAALAVAAAVAVVPLNTRQGVGVAEPPARGGAPETQ; this is encoded by the coding sequence TTGCCGACCATCACGCGTCACCGGCGGCGCTGGGCCGCACTGGCGGTACTGCTCGTCGCCGAGGCGATGAACCTGCTCGACGCCACGATCGTGCAGGTCGCCGGCCCGGCCATCCACGCCGACCTGGGCGGTCCGGCCGCCGGCATCCCGTGGTTCAGCGCGGCCTACACGCTGCCCTTCGCCGTCTTCCTCATCACCGGCGGCCGGCTCGGTGACATCCTCGGCCGGGCGAAGGTCTTCAAGCTCGGCGTCGCGGGCTTCGTGCTCGCGTCCCTGGTGTGCGCGGCCGCCCCGGCCGCTGGGCCGCTGATCGCGGCCCGCGCGGTGCAGGGCGCGGCGGCCGCGCTGATCATCCCGCAGACCATCGGCCTCATCCGCGCCCTCTTCGACGGCGCCGAACTCGCCAGTGCGCTCGGCACCATCGGGCCGGTCATGGGCCTGTCCGCGGTCACCGGCCCGCTGCTCGGAGGGCTGCTGACGCAGGCGGTGTCGTGGCGGGCGGTGTTCCTGGTGAACGTTCCGCTGGGGCTCGCGGTGCTCCTCGCCGCGCGGCTGCTGCGGGAGGATCGGGCCGCCACCCGGCCCCGGCTCGACGTCACCGGCACGCTGCTCGTCGTCGGCGGGGCCGGGCTGCTGGTCTACCCGCTGATCGACCCCGCGGGGACGGACTGGGGCCTGCTCGCGGCCGGGGCCGTGCTGCTGGTCGTGTTCGGCTTCCAGCAGCGCCGCGCGGCCGCGCCGCTGGTCGAGCCGAGCCTGTTCGCCCACCGCGGGTTCCCGGCGGCGCTCGCCGGGTCGCTGCTGTTCTTCGCGGTGATGACCGGCCTGATGCAGGTCGTGCCGATGCAGCTCCAGCTCGGCCTCGGCGCCGACGTCCGCACCGCGGGCTTGACGCTGCTGCCGCTCTCGGCGGGGCTCGCGGTGTCGTCGTTCATCGCCGGCGCCCGGCTGGTGCCGAAGTTCGGCTCACGCGTGATGTACGCCGGGCTGGCCCTCCTGGTGACCGGGGTCCTCGCCATGGAAGCCGGCGGCGTGGGCGCCTACCCGTGGGCGCTGGCGCTGTGCGGGCTCGGGATGGGGACCTTCACGGTGCCGTTCTTCACCGCGGCCCTGAGCCGGGTCCGGCCGCACGAGACCGGCTCGGCCGCCGGGCTGCTCAACGCCGTGCAGCAGCTCGGCGGCACCCTGGGCGTCGCCCTGCTCGGCGGCCTCTACCTCGGTACCGGCACGGCGGCCGCGGCGCTCGGCCTGGGTGCCGCGCTCGCCGTGGCCGCCGCGGTGGCGGTGGTTCCGCTCAACACTCGCCAGGGGGTCGGGGTGGCGGAGCCCCCGGCCCGGGGCGGCGCCCCGGAAACTCAGTAG
- a CDS encoding AsnC family transcriptional regulator, protein MTTLDAVDRALIHALHLDGRAPFTKIGDVLGVSTQTVARRYRRLRAEASLRVVGLPDPQRAGQAEWMVRLTATPHTAQDLAQALARRADTAWIKLMSGGTEICVNVHTPAASDHALLLRDIPRTASITAVSAHQLLHRYFGGPTAWLGRANALDAAQIAALTPVHAGPGKPLTADDDALMAALQRDGRAGLAELATATGWSAATVARRLADLQAGGTMFFDLEIAPEPLGATTQALLWMAVAPAKLDRVARTLATHPELALVAATTGPANLVAQALCPDAAALHHYLTHRLGALDAIRTLETAPVLRTVKAAASR, encoded by the coding sequence ATGACCACCCTGGACGCTGTCGATCGCGCGCTGATCCACGCGCTGCACCTCGACGGCCGGGCGCCGTTCACGAAGATCGGCGACGTCCTCGGCGTCTCGACGCAGACGGTGGCGCGGCGCTACCGACGTCTCCGGGCGGAGGCCTCGCTGCGCGTCGTCGGCCTGCCGGACCCGCAGCGGGCGGGGCAGGCCGAGTGGATGGTGCGGCTGACGGCGACGCCGCACACGGCGCAGGACCTCGCCCAGGCGCTGGCGCGCCGCGCCGACACGGCGTGGATCAAGCTGATGTCGGGCGGCACGGAGATCTGCGTGAACGTGCACACGCCGGCCGCGAGCGACCACGCGCTGCTGCTGCGGGACATCCCGCGCACGGCGAGCATCACGGCGGTCTCGGCGCACCAGCTGCTGCACCGCTACTTCGGCGGGCCGACGGCGTGGCTCGGCCGGGCGAACGCCCTCGACGCGGCCCAGATCGCGGCACTCACGCCGGTGCACGCGGGCCCCGGCAAGCCGCTGACCGCCGACGATGACGCCCTGATGGCGGCCCTGCAGCGCGACGGCCGCGCGGGCCTGGCCGAGCTGGCCACGGCGACCGGGTGGTCCGCGGCGACCGTCGCGCGCCGCCTGGCCGACCTCCAAGCGGGTGGCACGATGTTCTTCGACCTGGAGATCGCCCCGGAGCCACTGGGCGCGACGACGCAGGCGCTGCTCTGGATGGCGGTGGCGCCGGCCAAGCTGGACCGGGTGGCCCGGACGCTGGCGACCCACCCGGAGCTCGCGCTCGTCGCCGCGACGACGGGCCCGGCGAACCTGGTCGCGCAGGCGCTTTGCCCGGACGCGGCCGCGCTGCACCACTACCTGACCCACCGGCTCGGGGCACTGGACGCCATCCGGACCCTGGAGACGGCGCCGGTGCTGCGGACCGTCAAGGCCGCCGCCTCCCGCTGA
- a CDS encoding zf-HC2 domain-containing protein, whose amino-acid sequence MGRYDRTDLGAYSLGLLDAAETARVERHLSACPDCRQEVREFEAVRGMLDHLVDVKST is encoded by the coding sequence ATGGGCCGGTACGACCGGACCGACCTCGGGGCGTACAGCCTGGGGTTGCTCGACGCCGCCGAGACGGCCCGGGTGGAGCGGCACCTCTCGGCGTGCCCGGACTGCCGCCAGGAGGTCCGGGAGTTCGAGGCCGTCCGCGGCATGCTGGACCACCTGGTCGACGTCAAGTCCACTTAG
- a CDS encoding glycoside hydrolase family 19 protein, producing MFGMPAVTGHASQAAAASCSAPNWVAGQWYDVGAVVRYTNGGYYRAKNANPGYDPVISTWYWEPYSCDGGGGTTCSYPNWVAGQWYDVGAIVRYTNGGYYRAKNANPGYDPVISTWYWEPFSCGGGTDPGNPGAFVVSEAQFNQIFPGRNSFYTYSGLTAALSAYPGFATTGSDTVKKQEAAAFLANVNHETGGLVYIVEQNTANYPHYCDWNQPYGCPAGQSAYYGRGPIQLSWNFNYKAAGDALGIDLLGNPWQVEQNSAVAWKTGLWYWNTQSGPGTMTPHNAMVNGRGFGETIRSINGSIECNGGNPAQVESRVSKYRQITSILGVDPGANLYC from the coding sequence GTGTTCGGCATGCCCGCCGTCACCGGGCATGCTTCGCAGGCGGCCGCCGCCTCGTGCAGTGCGCCGAACTGGGTGGCGGGCCAGTGGTACGACGTCGGCGCCGTCGTGCGGTACACCAACGGTGGCTACTACCGCGCCAAGAACGCCAACCCGGGCTACGACCCCGTCATCAGCACCTGGTACTGGGAGCCCTACAGCTGTGACGGCGGCGGCGGTACCACCTGCAGCTACCCGAACTGGGTGGCCGGCCAGTGGTACGACGTCGGCGCGATCGTGCGGTACACCAACGGTGGCTACTACCGCGCCAAGAACGCCAACCCGGGCTACGACCCCGTCATCAGCACCTGGTACTGGGAGCCGTTCAGCTGCGGCGGCGGCACCGATCCCGGCAACCCGGGCGCCTTCGTCGTGAGCGAAGCGCAGTTCAACCAGATCTTCCCGGGCCGGAACTCCTTCTACACCTACAGCGGCCTCACCGCGGCGCTGTCGGCCTACCCCGGCTTCGCCACCACCGGCAGCGACACCGTGAAGAAGCAGGAAGCCGCGGCCTTCCTCGCCAACGTCAACCACGAAACCGGTGGTCTCGTCTACATCGTCGAGCAGAACACCGCCAACTACCCGCACTACTGCGACTGGAACCAGCCCTACGGCTGCCCCGCCGGCCAGTCCGCCTACTACGGCCGCGGCCCGATCCAGCTCAGCTGGAACTTCAACTACAAGGCCGCCGGTGACGCGCTCGGCATCGACCTGCTCGGCAACCCCTGGCAGGTCGAACAGAACTCGGCCGTCGCCTGGAAGACCGGGCTCTGGTACTGGAACACCCAGAGCGGCCCCGGCACCATGACCCCGCACAACGCCATGGTCAACGGCCGCGGCTTCGGCGAAACCATCCGCAGCATCAACGGCTCCATCGAGTGCAACGGCGGCAACCCGGCCCAGGTCGAGAGCCGCGTCTCGAAGTACCGCCAGATCACGTCGATCCTCGGCGTCGACCCCGGCGCCAACCTGTACTGCTGA
- a CDS encoding alpha/beta fold hydrolase, translated as MTISLDASEWVRRFHPAPSASARLVCFPHAGGSASYFHPVSAALAPAVEVLAVQYPGRQDRHTETPVDDLFVLADRLADVLAPEITGPVAFFGHSMGASLAFEVARRLEARGTKLLTLFVSGRRGPSAHRDERIHEKDDEALLAEVKRLGGTDTAVLDDEDLRSLVLPALRSDYKAAELYHYRPGPDVGCPIVALVGDQDPKVTEAEARQWAERTSGSFELKTYPGGHFYLNDQAAAVIRLIAGRLAG; from the coding sequence ATGACGATTTCCCTCGACGCCTCGGAGTGGGTCCGGCGCTTCCACCCGGCACCGTCCGCGTCGGCGCGGCTCGTGTGCTTCCCGCACGCCGGGGGATCGGCGAGCTACTTCCACCCCGTTTCGGCGGCGCTCGCGCCCGCGGTGGAGGTACTGGCCGTGCAGTACCCCGGCCGGCAGGACCGGCACACCGAAACCCCGGTGGACGACCTGTTCGTGCTCGCCGACCGGCTGGCGGACGTGCTCGCCCCGGAGATCACCGGACCGGTGGCCTTCTTCGGCCACAGCATGGGCGCCAGCCTGGCCTTCGAGGTCGCGCGGCGGCTCGAAGCGCGGGGCACGAAGCTGCTCACCCTGTTCGTCTCCGGGCGGCGAGGGCCGTCGGCGCACCGCGACGAGCGGATCCACGAGAAGGACGACGAAGCCCTGCTGGCCGAGGTCAAACGGCTCGGCGGCACCGACACGGCGGTGCTGGACGACGAAGACCTCCGCAGCCTCGTGCTGCCCGCGCTGCGCAGCGACTACAAGGCCGCCGAGCTCTACCACTACCGGCCAGGGCCCGACGTCGGCTGCCCGATCGTGGCGCTGGTCGGCGACCAGGACCCGAAGGTCACCGAGGCCGAGGCGCGGCAGTGGGCGGAGCGGACGTCGGGGAGCTTCGAGCTGAAGACGTACCCCGGCGGCCACTTCTACCTGAACGACCAAGCGGCGGCGGTCATCCGGCTGATCGCCGGACGGCTCGCCGGTTGA
- a CDS encoding carbohydrate-binding protein has translation MDEENKLSRKTVLKAALAAGVAAPVALLGGPALARANAVGGTAPELTPACHDDDDPTIEQTEGPYFKPNSPERTTLVTPGTQGTRLTVTGYVFGRACLPVGRALLDFWQADVNGAYDNVGYTFRGHQYTDAQGAFTLSTIVPGLYPGRTRHIHVKVQAPGRPVLTTQLYFPGEPRNNTDTIFDARLLMTVRDNGSAKEAAFDFVLDVPQTPTSTRPTSTRPTPTSSTPPRGTSWAVGTAYAAGARVTYGGRGYVCLQAHTAQPGWEPPAVPALWRAE, from the coding sequence ATGGACGAAGAGAACAAGCTCAGCCGCAAGACGGTGCTCAAGGCCGCGCTCGCCGCGGGTGTCGCCGCGCCGGTCGCGCTGCTCGGCGGCCCGGCGCTGGCCCGCGCGAACGCCGTCGGCGGCACGGCACCGGAGCTGACGCCGGCGTGCCACGACGACGACGATCCGACGATCGAGCAGACCGAGGGGCCGTACTTCAAGCCGAACTCGCCGGAACGGACCACCCTCGTCACGCCCGGCACCCAGGGCACCCGGCTGACCGTGACCGGCTACGTCTTCGGGCGGGCCTGCCTGCCGGTCGGCCGTGCGCTGCTGGACTTCTGGCAGGCGGACGTCAACGGCGCCTACGACAACGTCGGCTACACCTTCCGCGGGCACCAGTACACCGACGCCCAGGGCGCGTTCACGCTGTCCACGATCGTGCCGGGCCTCTACCCGGGCCGCACCCGGCACATCCACGTGAAGGTGCAGGCACCCGGCCGGCCGGTGCTGACCACGCAGCTCTACTTCCCCGGCGAGCCGCGCAACAACACCGACACGATCTTCGACGCGCGGCTGCTGATGACCGTGCGGGACAACGGCTCCGCGAAGGAAGCGGCCTTCGACTTCGTGCTCGACGTCCCGCAGACGCCGACGTCGACCCGGCCGACGTCGACCAGGCCCACGCCGACCTCGTCCACCCCGCCAAGGGGCACCTCCTGGGCGGTGGGCACCGCGTACGCGGCCGGCGCCCGCGTCACCTACGGCGGCCGCGGTTACGTCTGCCTGCAGGCGCACACCGCGCAGCCCGGCTGGGAACCCCCGGCCGTCCCGGCGCTGTGGCGGGCGGAGTGA
- a CDS encoding AraC family transcriptional regulator codes for MHRLEVPAPHKLPFAVGTFDAIGPLSRADFPHRHTFHELVHVTGGTGAHVVDTASWPLRPPHFGVIAPGQVHQWAGVRGLTGHVVLFTDDFLLDHPADRELLRRLSERPWLHLDGHADARVARLIDDLEDEYRRGGESTESVLRALVHVLVVRAGRLLGTPPPAPAGAVAAEFVRLTGRPGPGPWSVRAHAERLGVTPGHLTEAVKAATGRTAAQLLREARTREAQRFLLRTDLTVRQVASRVGFADPAYFCRFFRRETGLSPGDFRRGGEKHHD; via the coding sequence ATGCACCGGCTGGAGGTGCCCGCCCCGCACAAGCTCCCGTTCGCCGTCGGCACGTTCGACGCGATCGGGCCGCTGTCCCGCGCGGACTTCCCGCACCGGCACACGTTCCACGAGCTCGTCCACGTCACCGGTGGCACCGGCGCGCACGTCGTCGACACCGCGAGCTGGCCGCTGCGGCCGCCGCACTTCGGCGTCATCGCGCCCGGGCAGGTGCACCAGTGGGCCGGCGTCCGGGGCCTCACCGGGCACGTCGTGCTGTTCACCGACGACTTCCTCCTCGACCACCCCGCCGATCGCGAGCTCCTGCGGCGGCTGAGCGAACGGCCGTGGCTGCACCTGGACGGCCACGCCGACGCGCGCGTCGCGCGACTGATCGACGACCTGGAGGACGAATACCGCCGCGGTGGCGAGAGCACCGAGTCGGTGCTGCGGGCGCTGGTGCACGTCCTGGTCGTGCGGGCGGGACGGCTGCTGGGCACGCCGCCGCCCGCACCCGCCGGCGCGGTGGCGGCGGAGTTCGTCCGGCTCACCGGCCGCCCCGGACCGGGGCCGTGGTCGGTGCGCGCGCACGCCGAACGCCTCGGCGTCACCCCCGGCCACCTCACCGAGGCGGTGAAGGCCGCGACCGGCCGCACGGCCGCGCAGCTGCTGCGCGAGGCCCGGACCCGGGAGGCGCAGCGGTTCCTGCTCCGGACGGACCTCACCGTCCGGCAGGTCGCGAGCCGCGTCGGGTTCGCCGACCCGGCCTACTTCTGCCGGTTCTTCCGCCGCGAGACCGGGCTGAGCCCCGGTGACTTCCGGCGCGGCGGGGAGAAGCACCACGACTGA
- a CDS encoding thioester domain-containing protein: MRGGIAVLAAAAGVMVSAPSALADGAARGRVDYATSTQAYRVNTDQGDPFAKLFSFKLSDGKTLKLYCVEFGTNVRDDVDMLETPWNKYPDAGSPFNKNSAKINWVLHHGYPALGLDAVAAELAKQGVKVHDGLSEFEAITGTQAAAWHFSDGVNLDLKKPLKESDDANANADVSALYSYLIGDQNTGIGAQPKPALDIAGPKTEGKAGTKIGPFQVATNGTVTSLTTELPDGVKVTDADGKELKAADVKDGSKLFLDVPAGTKPGNGSFSLKATGELDTGRLFVAENYAKHPAQSLIVADSEKTEVAAKATASWSETPAAPSTTPPTTPGGAPSGGGELANTGVDAAVPFGIGGLLLGGGALMLLVNRRRGRA, from the coding sequence GTGCGTGGCGGGATCGCGGTGCTCGCCGCGGCTGCCGGTGTCATGGTCAGCGCCCCGTCCGCCCTCGCGGACGGCGCGGCGCGCGGCCGGGTCGACTACGCCACGTCCACCCAGGCCTATCGGGTCAACACCGACCAGGGTGACCCCTTCGCCAAGCTGTTCAGCTTCAAGCTGTCGGACGGCAAGACGCTCAAGCTCTACTGCGTGGAGTTCGGTACCAACGTCCGCGACGACGTCGACATGCTCGAGACGCCCTGGAACAAGTACCCGGACGCCGGCTCGCCGTTCAACAAGAACAGCGCCAAGATCAACTGGGTGCTGCACCACGGCTACCCGGCTCTCGGGCTCGACGCGGTGGCAGCCGAGCTCGCCAAGCAGGGCGTCAAGGTCCACGACGGCCTCTCCGAGTTCGAGGCGATCACCGGGACGCAGGCCGCGGCGTGGCACTTCAGCGACGGCGTGAACCTCGATCTGAAGAAGCCGCTGAAGGAGAGCGACGACGCCAACGCCAACGCCGACGTCTCGGCGCTCTACAGCTACCTCATCGGCGACCAGAACACCGGCATCGGCGCGCAGCCGAAGCCGGCTCTGGACATCGCGGGGCCGAAGACCGAGGGCAAGGCCGGTACCAAGATCGGCCCGTTCCAGGTCGCCACGAACGGTACCGTCACGTCGCTGACCACCGAGCTGCCCGACGGCGTCAAGGTGACCGACGCCGACGGCAAGGAGCTGAAGGCCGCCGACGTCAAGGACGGCAGCAAGCTGTTCCTCGACGTCCCGGCCGGCACCAAGCCGGGCAACGGCTCGTTCTCGCTCAAGGCCACCGGCGAGCTGGACACCGGCCGCCTGTTCGTCGCGGAGAACTACGCGAAGCACCCGGCGCAGTCGCTGATCGTCGCCGACTCGGAGAAGACCGAGGTGGCCGCGAAGGCGACCGCGAGCTGGTCCGAGACGCCCGCTGCCCCGAGCACCACGCCGCCGACCACGCCCGGCGGCGCACCCTCCGGTGGCGGCGAGCTGGCCAACACCGGTGTCGACGCCGCGGTCCCGTTCGGCATCGGCGGCCTGCTGCTCGGCGGCGGCGCGCTGATGCTGCTGGTCAACCGGCGCCGCGGCCGCGCGTGA